The window ACCAGCCGGGCTTCGTTACGTTTCCGATGACTCTAATGGTGCTTTTAATTCAACTACTGGTTTATGGAGTATAGGTTACATGGCCACCAATACCCTGGCAGTTATGCACTTGGTAATGCAGGCCATGGTTTCCAACGTGCAGATGACAGTTGAAGCCGTGATTACCGATCCCGACCCAGTTTACGCCGCAGGTTATTACGACCCCAACCCGGATAACAACCGGGCCAGTGTTTCTGTGCGACCCTATTCAGTATCTGATCCAGATAATCCATCTACAACAAACCCTAACACCAGTTCGGGCAAATACTATGGTTCGTCTGGAAAAACCATTGGAATGCAAACTACTGGGATTCCCCTTGGTGGGATATTACTGGCTTTATTGGCTATTTTCACCGGTATATGTGTGTCCAAACAAAGGTAAACCTATTAATTCCCCTTTTTTTATTTTTTTTATTTTAGGGTTTAAATTTTGAGAAAAAATATTTTGAAGGTTTAATTTTATTTTGAATAAGAATAACACATTATCTTACTGATTTAAGAATTAAACTATAATTTCTAAACTATAATTCCTAAATTTAATATCAAGGATTCAAAACATTATTAAATAATCCCCCTTTATAGTACCATATCTTATTCAGTGTGAACTTTTTGTCACCTGACTTTAAATGTCACCTGAGATAGGGATCAAACTACTTTGAAATTAAAATAAATCTTTAAAAAATCTGGAATTACTAATTATGTGTGCAATAACTGGTATCATCAGCGAAAATGTTCAGGATGAACTGTACAGAATGCTATTAACCCTTAAACACCGCGGACCTGATAAATCCGGCGTTTTCGTGGATGGTGTAATTTCCCATGGAAATCTGGAAGAACTTACTGTACCTCCTGGAAATTTCGGCTTGGGACATAATCTTCTATCTATTGTGGGATCAGAAGTTGTACAACCGTTAAGGAAGGGGAAAATTGTTCTCGTCTGTAATGGCGAGATATATAATCACTACCAACTATATTCTGGGCTTAAAAATGAATCAAACTACAATTTTGAAACTGATAGTGATTCAGAAGTGGTTTTAGGCCTCATCACCCATTATTACCATGGTTCGTTATCGCAAACGATTCCCAAGGTTGTGGAACGATTGGATGGTGATTATGCATTCTGTGCCTACGATGGTAAAGACCTGGTGGCTGTTCGGGACCCATTGGGAGTGAAACCACTTTATTATGGAGAAAATGATGGTATTTTTGCTTTTGCCTCTGAAAGAAAAGCATTGTGGACAGTGGGAATAGACGAAACCCACAGTTTGCCACCTAAATACATGTTACATAATCAGGAACTGGTAGAACTACCTGGAAGGTTATCTTGGAAAAACAATCATTCCATTAGTAGATCAGAAATAGTAACCCCCCCCTCAAAAAAACACCTCCAAGAGACTTTAAAGAATCATATCCAGAAATCTGTTCAGAAAAGAACCCTTGGCCTGGATAAAGTGGGAATATTATTTTCTGGAGGGGTGGATAGCACTATTCTGGCGGTGATATGTGCGGATCTGGGGATTGAGACTGATCTATACGCGGTGGGTAGTGAAGGTTCCCCTGATCTGCTCTTTGCCCATAATGTATCCCGTGATATAGGGCTTCCTCTGCACACCAGAATAGTTGACGAACAAGTGGTGAGAGAATACAGTCCCCCTGTATTAAATGCTATAGAAGAGTGGAATGTTATGAAATTAGGGGTGGGAATGACTGCATATCTGGCAGCGGAGATGGCCCACCAGCATGGCCAAAGGGTGATACTTTCTGGTCAGGGCGCCGATGAACTCTTTGCCGGATACCACCGTTACCTCGATTTCTATCAGGAGAAGGGTGAAAAAACCCAGGAAGACCTCCAGGAGGATGTGGAGAACCTTTACCATGTGAACCTGGAACGTGATGATAAAGTAACCATGGCCCACAGTGTGGAGTTAAGGGTTCCTTACCTGGATCTTCAAATTATAAATATGGCCCTGGATATACCTATGTATTACAAGATAAATGGTCCTGAGGACAATCGGCGTAAGTGCATCTTAAGGGAAGTAGCACGTGAGTTGGGTGTGCCCCCGGAGATTGTTAACCGTCCCAAGAAGGCCGCCCAGTATGGATCAGGTATTCATAAAATCCTGAGGAAAAAGGTTCTCAAAGACCAGGTATATATGGATAATCTGAAAAAAACCTTTAAATTTATAGATATTTAAATCCATGTATACAAATGTGTATACCAATAACCTGATACAAATTCATTACCAGTTAAATCCATGATTATTATTAATATAAAGGTCAGGAGTGAATAAGTTGAAAATTGAAAAAGAGGCTGAAGAGATACTCCAGAGCTTTTCTGATGCCCTGAAAAACATACCAGAACTGGAAGAGACCCATTACATGGTGGATAATGTGAATCTATCCAGGGAAGACTGTGCTGAGGATAAGGACTCTGCCAAAATTATGCGTAACGCCCATGTGGATGAAGAGGGTAACCTTATAGCCGAGAAAGGAAAGTGGGTAAAATGAGATTTAATCTCGTTTTAGATCTGCCAGATGTTCCAGGACAATTATTAGAAGTTCTTGAACCAATGGGGAGGTTAGGGGCCAACATAGTGGCAGTAATACATCAGAGAGATGTTAAAACAGAACGAGGAACAGTTCCAGTACAGATAACCATAGAAGGGGATAAAGAAACCCTGGACATGGTTATGGATGCCCTAGAAGCCAAAGATATTCAGATAATGGCAGTGGATGGTGTTCTCCGTAAGGAGCAGATCACCACTATTCTGGTGGGGGATATTGTGGAGGAGGACGTTAAGGAAACAGTAACTCTCCTGAACCAGCTGGAGGGTGTAAAGGTGGCGGATCTGGATCTTAAAATGTCTGATGATCCCAAGAACTCAGCCACCAAGATGGTTATGGAAGCAGATTTTGGACATAAAAAGAAAATACTCAAAAGTATCAAAGAAGTTGGGGATCAGAAAGGCTTCCTGGTTATCAACGAAGTTTAAATGATTATGAATTCTAGAAAAGTGCAAATTCTAGAGATAAATGGTGATCCCATGAAAATTATTATTTTAGGTTTTGGAGCAGTGGGACAGGGCGTGGCCCGGGTCCTGTCGGTGAAAAAAGATTATTTAAAGAAAAAATATGGTCTCAACCCCTCTATCGTGGCGGTGGGTGATCGTTCGGGAGCGGCCATAAACCCGGATGGTTTAGACGAAGAATTACTTCTCAAAACCAAAGAAAAAACCGGTAAAATATCTTCTTTCCCTGAATACGGCATACCTGGTGTGGAGAGCATTAACATTCTGGACGAAGTAGAATACGACTGCCTGGTAGAAGTTACCCCCACCGATATACACGATGGCGAACCAGCACGCAGCCACATGATCAAAGCCATGGAAGATGGTAAAGACGTGGTAACATCCAACAAGGGACCCCTGGCCCTATCATTCCAGGAACTGGCCACCACTGCACAGTCCAACAGTGTGGAATTTAAATTCGAAGCATCAGTTGGGGGAGCCATGCCCATCATTAATTTTGCCCACGAAACACTGGCCGGATGCAGTATTGAATCTATCTTCGGAATTCTAAACGGGACTACCAATTACATTCTGTCCAGAATGGCCAATGAAGGATCATCATACGAACAGACCCTTTCTGAAGCCCAGGAATTGGGAATAGCAGAAACTGATCCCTACCAGGATGTGGAAGGTATTGACGCAGCTTGCAAAATAGTTATACTGGCCAATTCTGTTCTAAACCTACCGGCAACCCTCAAAGATGTGGAAGTTGAGGGGATATCAAGGATAACCACCGAATCAATTGCCTTAGCTAAGAAGGAAGGAATGCTAATTAAACTCATTGGTGAAGCTTCACCAGATACACTGGAGGTATCACCCCGCCTGGTGCGTCAGGGATCTCCCCTGGCAGTGGAGGGAACCCTCAACCTGGCCACCCTCAAAACCGACCTGGCTGATGAGGTAACCGTAGTGGGTAAGGGTGCGGGATCAGTAGAAACTGCATCGGCCATACTGAGTGATATCATCAGTGTCTGGAAGGTAAGGAAATAAAATTCTCCCTTCCTATGAATTTATTTTTATTTTTGTAGTGACTGGAAAGTTCAATTAAACACTACCGGAGTTTTATTTCTCTTACAAAAATAAATTATAATTAATTGAAATGTCCACTATTTAAAGAGAATGTTTATCAATTAATGATCAACTGATTAGAGGAGATATTTAATGAAATACATTGTGGTTATTGGGGATGGAATGGTAGATGAACCATTAGAGGAATTGGATGGTAAAACACCATTACAAAAAGCTAAAACCCCTAACATGGATTTTTTAGCTAAAAATGGGACCTGTGGCATGCTGCAAACTGTCCCCCCAGGAATGGAACCGGGGTCTGATGTGGCCAACCTGTCCATTATGGGTTATGATCCCAAAAAGTACTACACTGGCCGTGGCCCCCTGGAAGCAGCCAGTATAGGAGCTAAAATGAAAAAAAATGACATAGCATTCCGTTGCAATTTCATCACCTGTGAAAATGGGCTTTTAGCTGACTTCAATGCCGGGCACATCAGCACCATCGAGGCTGCCCAGCTCATTGAGAGCTTAAATCAAAGGTTATATAGCTACGGAAAATTTTACCTGGGAACTAGCTACCGGCATTTATTTATTTACAATGATAAAACTGCATCTCAACTTAAATCAACACCACCCCATGATGTGGTGGGGGAACCCATTCAGGAACATCTTCTAAAAGTTGGTGAAGATGCAGATAAATCTGTGGAAAATAGAGAGGTTCTAAACAATTTAGCACAGAAATTGAATGAATTGATGTATAAGTCCTTCGATGTGCTGGGAAAGCATCCCACCAACCAAAAAAGGATCGAAGATGGGAAAAAACCAGGCAACATGATCTGGTTATGGGGACAGGGCCCCCAACCCCAGTTACCATTATTTAAAGAAAAATATAACCTTAAGGGCGCCACCATCACGGGTGTGGATCTTATTAAAGGAATTGGAACTTATCTGGGGCTGACCAATATCCATGTTCCCGGGGCTACCGGGTTTTATGATACTGATTACTGTGGTAAGGCTAAATATGCACTGGAAGCTCTGGAAGAACATGACCTGATATTTATCCATGTAGAAGCTCCGGATGAAGCAGGCCATGCTGGTGATATTTATGAAAAAATAAAAGCCATAGAACGCATTGACCAACGCATACTGGGAAAATTGATAAAAGGACTCCCATCCATGGATGATTATGCTCTGGCTGTCCTACCCGACCATCCCACACCCATAAATATCCGAACACACACCTCTAATCCAATTCCCTATGCCATGTACACTCCTGGTTGCCGGGCCGATGCCACTGAAAAGTACGACGAACCATCAATCTTAAAATCATTTAATGAAAGTTCTAAAAATATCATGGAAGGGTATAAATTCCTGAATTTATTCCTGAACCTTCCAAAATCCAGTGAAAATACAAAAAATGAATAGCTCACAGGGAAACTAATAACTAAAAAAATGTTAAATAAAAATAAATCAGAATACCCTTTATTTAAAGGAGTTAAAACAAGTAGTACAGATCAAAGGTGGGATTAGGTATAAGTTACTCCAGATTTCGATATTATCTAGCAGTTTTCGCCGGCAATGTAGCCTCGTTCGTTCTTCAAAGGATCCTTAAAAGCAGTGCCAGTGCCATGCCGGGTAAGGTAGCCATGACTATCTACCCTGATATCCTGAAACTGGTGGATGAACGCTGCCAGAACAAGATCATCATCACCGGTACCAACGGTAAGACCACCACCAACAACCTCCTCAACCATATTTTAAGGGAGGAATACACCAGGGTTCTTTCCAATTTACGGGGAGCTAACATGCTCCAGGGACTGGTTAGTGCCTTTTTACATGACCGAAGGAAGGAATACGATTGGGGAATCTTCGAAGTGGATGAAGGTTCGTTTAAAAGAGTTACCCAACACTTGAAACCAGATTACGTCCTGGTAACCAATTTCTTCCGGGACCAGTTGGACCGATACGGTGAGATTGAAAAGGCATTTCAGGACATACTGGAAGCCTTGGAACCATTGGATACAACGTTAATACTTAACGCTGATGATCCTCTGGTTTCCAATTTCCGAAAACTCCATAAAAGGAACATCTACTATGGGGTGGCCCACAACCAGCAAAGCACCACCCAACAGAAAATTGTGGAATCCCGATTCTGCCCGGCATGTAGCAGCTACCTGGACTATGATTATTATAATTATGGACAACTGGGCGGATACCATTGCCCAGATTGTGGTTTTTCCAATCCGGAGTATGACTATCAGATAACCGGGATTGATTACCAGGACCACCAGTACCATTACCAGTTTATGGACAAAGATGAAAAGATAAAAGACATAAAATTCCCGTATGAGGGAATTTACAATGCTTATAACTGTTGTGCAGCACTGACCACTGCTCTGGAGGTGGGCTTACCCCTGGACCGGGTTTCCCATTCCATTGAACACTTTGAGTACCATCTGGGCAGGATGGAGAATTTCCAGTTCCCGGAGAAAATCACAAAAATTGCCCTAGTTAAGAACCCCATTGGACTCAGTGAAACCATAAACAGCGTGTCACTGGATGAACGGACAAAATCAATGCTATTTGTACTCAATGACAACCCCGCGGATGGGAAGGATGTATCCTGGATATGGGATGCTGAAGTGGAAAAGATGGGTAATGTGAAAAATATCAAAAAAATTTACTGTTCTGGCCGCCGGGCCGAAGATATTGCCCTGCGACTTAAATACGCCGGAGTCCCTGTGGAACTGGTGGAAGTGGATGATGCCATGGACCAGGCCATAGGGAAAGTGTTGAATGAAGATGTGGAAATCGTTTACTTGTTACCCACTTACACTGCCGTGTTTCAGGCCCGTGAACTGGTACTGGCACGCCTGGAAGGTTCCAGTAAGAAGATGTCCATGATCCGCGAATACCTGAAGAATTTGAAGTTACCTGGCCGATAACATTATATTGGAACTTAATTGGCATCCTGAAGGATTTTACAGAATAATATGAATAATTGAATTAAAGATTTAACACATTTAATGAAATATAGGGGATTATCATGGAATTGAAGATATATCATATGTATCCGGATCTCTTGAATCTCTACGGTGATCTGGGTAATGTAACCTGTCTGACCCAGCGATGCCAGTGGAGGGGCATCAAGGTGGAAGTGGTGGGTTTTGGCATGAACCAGGAGGTGCCACTGGAAGACGGTGACCTCTTTTTCATTGGAGGAGGCTCAGATCGGGGGCAAAATATTGTTTACTCTCACCTCCTAAAGTACACCGATGTAATGAGTGATTTAATTGAAAATGGAGCCCCTGTACTGGCCATATGTGGGGGATATCAGCTTCTGGGTGAGAAGTACATTGATGCCGAGGGAAATGATGTTCCTGGTTTGGGGATATTTGATTACCATACCCGTAGTGAAGGAGGAAGACTCATTGGGAACATAATTATAAAAAACAATTTAGGTCTTACTCCCGAGACACTGGTGGGCTTTGAAAACCACGGGGGCCGTACCTACCATGATCACCAGTCACTGGGAAGGGTGGTGGTGGGTTATGGTAACAATGGCCAGGACCAGGAGGAGGGCATGGTTTATAACAACTGCATTGGAACCTATCTCCACGGCCCGTTATTGCCTAAAAATCCCCATCTGGCAGATCACCTTATTTTAAAAGCTCTGGAGAGGAAATACAATTTAAAAGAGTTAACAGCACTGGATGATAGTAGGGAATATCTAGCCCATGAGAAAACACTGCATTTATATTCCCCCTGAATGATTTAGAAAATAAATAAAGTTCTAAAATTGAAAGGGGTCTACTACTGATCCCAAGATCAATGGCCTTTTTCGCAAATGTTTTTTAATGATATTTACATATACATAGATGTTCCTATTAGAGTTTCAACAGGTGAACCTTTCCCGGGAACCTAAAGATAAATCTATTAAAGCCTGTTAGCAGTGTTAAATCACTTATTTATACTTATTTAACGCTCAGAAGAAAGTTTACAATGTTACAACGTTAATATAATGTTAAAATCTTTTTAAGGAGATGGTTTTTCTGTCTAAATACATAGTAGTTACTGGTGGTGTAGTAAGTTCAATTGGAAAAGGAATAACAGCGGCTTCTATTGGTAGAATTTTAAGATCATACGGTGTGGATGTAACTGCTATCAAGATTGACCCCTATCTTAACTGGGATTCCGGTACCTTAAACCCCTATCAGCATGGTGAGGTTTTCGTAACTGAGGATGGTATGGAAACTGACCTGGACCTGGGGCATTACGAACGTTTTCTAGATGTGAATCTCTCCGGTGAATCCAACATTACCACCGGGAAAGTTTATTCTTCGGTTATTAACCACGAACGAAAAGGAGATTACCTGGGCTCCTGTGTGCAGATCATCCCCCACATAACCAACAAAATAAAGGATATGGTGCGAAAAATAGCCGACCAGAGCAATGCAGAAGTGATTCTGGTAGAAGTAGGAGGAACAGTAGGGGACATTGAAAGCCAACCCTTCCTGGAGGCCCTGAGACAGCTCCGAAACGAAGAAGGGCATGACAATGTGATGTTCGTCCATGTGACCTACGTGCCTTACTTGCGGGCTGCTGGTGAGTTTAAAACCAAACCTACTCAGCACAGCACCAAAGAACTCCGGAGCACCGGTATAATTCCCGACATGATCATATGCCGGTCCGAATTATCAATTGATCAACCACTTAAAAACAAGATAGCCCACTTCTGTGACGTGGAAAGGGAAGCAGTGATTAACACCCCTGATGTGGGGTCCATCTACGAAGTTCCCCTCATAATAAATAAGGAAAAGGTGGGGGAATACATCATTAACCGGATAAAGATCGATGCGGGAGAACAGGACCTGACAGAATGGGAACATGTAGTTGAATCCCTCAAACAGGATGCCTACCAAGTCAGTGTGGGAATTATTGGTAAGTACGTGGAGCTAGAAGATGCCTACATGAGCATTCGGGAATCATTAAAACATGCTGCTGCCAATCTGGGAGTAAAGGTAAACATTGAATGGATACAGGCTGAAAATGACATTGATGAAGATAAATTAAGCCACCTTGACTCTATTTTAATACCTGGCGGATTTGGTGAAAGGGGAATAAACGGGAAACTGGAAGCTGTGCGCTACTCCCTGGAGAACAATGTTCCCCTCTTTGGTATATGTCTGGGTATGCAATGCATGGTCATTGAATTCGCCCGTCTTAATGGATTTGAAGGAGCCCACAGTACTGAATTTGACCAGGAGACTCCATATCCCGTGATCGACCTAATGGAAGAGCAGAAGAAGATCAAAAACATGGGGGGAACCATGCGACTGGGATCCTATCCCTGCAAATTAAAGGAGAATACCATGGCTCAGGAAGCCTACCAGCAGGAGGAAGTCAGTGAACGACACCGCCATCGTTTTGAATTAAACAACGACTACCGGGATGTTTTAAAGGAAAAAGGATTGATTATTTCCGGAACATCTCCCGATGATTTCCTGGTGGAAATGATTGAACTGGCGGATCACCCCTGGTTTTTAGGTTGTCAGTTCCACCCTGAATTCAAATCCAGGCCCAACAGTGCCCACCCCATCTTTGTATCATTTTTAAAGGCGGCACTGGAAAACCATAAGCAGAAATCAGGAAATTAAAGGGCATAAAAACCGAGGAATCAAATGTACATTGATATCCCCCTGATCACTGCTATGGTGGCCATAGTGGCCTGCCTGTACGCCAGCTACTCTGATCTTAAAAGTGGAATCATACCCAATAAGTTGACTTTCCCCCTCATTGCTATTGGATTAGTTTTGAATGGGATTTATGCCATTTTAATGGGCGAAGTCTGGATCATTGTGGTCTGTGCCGTGGTTACCGGGATAATATTTGCACTGGGCTACCTGCTGTGGAAAATGGGTGCCTGGGCTGGAGGGGATGTTAAACTCTTCACTGCCCTGGCCGCACTTCTACCCTTCAATCCCTTACTGATATCCTATCAATTATTTCAGGTGCCATTCCCAGTTCTGGGAATTTATCCCTTTCCCTTAACCGTGATCATTAACAGTATCCTGTCTATTCTGCCTTTCCTATTGATCTATGTCATTTACATTGTAGCCAAAGATAAGCGACATCTGGTGGGTGAACTAACAGCTCCAGTTAAAAACTACCGTAAAAATATCGTATTGACCCTGGTAATAACCTCTGCTGTGAACATAACCCTGTTTATTACCCAACAGACACATTTACAGATTATACTGATATCCTTAATCTTGATCTACTTACTCTCCCTGCTCATATCCAAACTACCCAATCAGGTTAAGGCCGTGGTTGTATCCCTGGTCACGGTGGCTGCACTTTTCTATAACTTCCAGATAACCATTGTTAGTATGGCTATCCTGTTTGTCTCCATTATTATCATTGAAACCGTGGTGAAACTCCTGACTTCTGTGAGTAGAAAGGCTTTACAGGATGATGTTCCCCTGGATAAACTCCGGGAAGGAATGATACCTGCTTACAATATGTACCAGCAGGATGATGATGAAATCTTTGTGGATGATAAGAGTTTCACCCAAAAGGTAAAGGAATCCTTTAAAAAAAGGGACCCCAGCATAGTCACCGCCCCTAAAGGTAAACGTCTGGTGGGCACCCTGGCGGCAGGCTTAACTGACGATGATATTAACCTGTTAAAACAATTGAAGCAGGAAAATAAGATCCCAAATGAATTCAAGATTAAAAAAGGAGTTCCTTTCGCCCCCTCAATTTTGATCGGACTCATCATATCCCTATTCATTGGAGATCTAGTTCAAATAATACAGATGATACTTATCTGGATCCTGTGAACAACAAAAAGATGCCCCGAGTTGAAACCAGACCCACTAATGTTTTGTTACTCGGACCAGGAATAGTACCAATATTTATATTAATCCTTAGTCATATTCATAACTAAGAAAAGTGTAGTGATTGAAATGGAAGAGAAAGGGCAAGCATCAGTGGAGTATTTGCTACTAATTGTAGTGATCCTAATTATTCTGGCCAGTGTTACCATACCACTGGTGAGTAGTTCTGTGAATTCTACCATGGATATCTCCCGAGCATCTGATGCTAAAAATGCGATCCAAAACATAGCTAATGCTGTGGATCTCGTTTATGCCAATGGCCCCGGGGCAAAAAGAACTGTGAATGTTTATATACCCTTAAATCTAGTTTTACAAGGTAACAACACCCAAAACATTGGAATGAATGTTCCTCTATCTGGAAACGAAACAAAATACGTCAATTCAGACCTTAACTACAATGTTACCTTTGATAATGCCAACTTCAACCAGGGATGGAGCACGGTAACTGTGAACTGGGTTGTCGGTAATAAAGCCATCACCATCAGCCATTAATCAACTAAAAACAGGTAACTTAAGGTTTTTATTTTAATTTACCAATGAGGAAAATTAGATATTTTAAAAAATAGATATTTTAATTTACGATTAGGAAAATTAGAGTGGTAATACTATGGGAGTGTTCAGTAAATTTGGAGATTTGATAATTGGATTTTTCTCAATTCTGGGTGCAGTTATCCTGTCTATACCCAAAATTCCCCAAAAACTACGTAACATTGACCGTGGACAGATTAAAGATAAAATCGACACAGAAAAGCTTAATGAAAAAGTATCCCGAGTGAAGGACAACCTGGACACCAAAAACTACCAAAGTGCCCCAACCCCTCCCTCAGAAAGAAAAGTTCCTGAAAACAATTCAGAAACCACTGAAACGTCACAATCATCCCCGTCTGACGTCCTACTCATATCCACACCATTCACCTCTAAAGAAAAGGAAGACACCATATTCCGTCTCCAGCTCTTATCATCAGGATTTTTAATTTTATCCGTGATATACCTGTTTAACTTCCTATCCATTATTGTTTATGGAATTTTAGGAGTTTTACTAGCGGGTTATATAATTTATCTCCTGTTTAACCGGGTTAAAGTCATGTACGGTTCAGAATTTCCTGCTTACAGAGATTTCTTCCTGATGTACCTGGCAGTGGGTATCATCCTAGTTACCGTAGGCAACAATTCCGCCCTGGTGACTGCCTTTTCACTGAGTTACTTCCCATCCCTAACCATCCTTATCTTTGCTATTGTCGCCGTGGCCGTAGTTTACCTTCTCTTCAGAATACGATACCACCGGGACTTCACCTACGGAGTGGTAATTGAAACTGGCGAGAAGATGGCCTACGTAAAGGTGGAGTATGACATACGGTCCAATGTGAAACCCGATATATACGTGGTGGAAAATGATTACGGTGCC of the Methanobacterium formicicum genome contains:
- a CDS encoding A24 family peptidase C-terminal domain-containing protein encodes the protein MYIDIPLITAMVAIVACLYASYSDLKSGIIPNKLTFPLIAIGLVLNGIYAILMGEVWIIVVCAVVTGIIFALGYLLWKMGAWAGGDVKLFTALAALLPFNPLLISYQLFQVPFPVLGIYPFPLTVIINSILSILPFLLIYVIYIVAKDKRHLVGELTAPVKNYRKNIVLTLVITSAVNITLFITQQTHLQIILISLILIYLLSLLISKLPNQVKAVVVSLVTVAALFYNFQITIVSMAILFVSIIIIETVVKLLTSVSRKALQDDVPLDKLREGMIPAYNMYQQDDDEIFVDDKSFTQKVKESFKKRDPSIVTAPKGKRLVGTLAAGLTDDDINLLKQLKQENKIPNEFKIKKGVPFAPSILIGLIISLFIGDLVQIIQMILIWIL
- a CDS encoding DUF2101 family protein; translated protein: MGVFSKFGDLIIGFFSILGAVILSIPKIPQKLRNIDRGQIKDKIDTEKLNEKVSRVKDNLDTKNYQSAPTPPSERKVPENNSETTETSQSSPSDVLLISTPFTSKEKEDTIFRLQLLSSGFLILSVIYLFNFLSIIVYGILGVLLAGYIIYLLFNRVKVMYGSEFPAYRDFFLMYLAVGIILVTVGNNSALVTAFSLSYFPSLTILIFAIVAVAVVYLLFRIRYHRDFTYGVVIETGEKMAYVKVEYDIRSNVKPDIYVVENDYGASDGDTVKLKTEKKIFSNSGNKPIRIMETVNKV